The window CGCTCTACAACCACCACAAACATTTCTATATGGGCACATTCCACAAAAGCCTTTTAGACTATTCCTATCTCTCAATAGATTCAGCAGCTCGCTTCTTCTCCAAATAACTTCAAATGGCTCTTTCCTTAAATCACCTACTGTAATTGGTAGAAAGACGCATGGTGTTACCTTCCCATCTGGTTGTATAGAGGCATATATTCTTCCAGCACCACAACCACCAATAAACTCAGCCAAGGCTGTTGTTACAGGGTCTCCTCTAGCTACAAAATGTGTTGGAGCAGCCTCTTTGCCGCTGCTAAGCTGTATAACAACTCTTCCATATTGTGGAGCTGTTGTGTATATCTCCATTTTTCTTCTGTGCATCTCTCTATATATTCTCCTCATAAACTCCTCTCTTTCGAATGGATCCAAATCAAGGTATTTGTTTTCAGAGCCTCTGCCAGTTGGTATGAAGTTGAAGAAAACAACTCTTTTAACACCAATGCTTTGAGCCAAATCAAGAATATCATCAACTTCATCAATGTTTTGCCTGGTTATTGTAACAGCCATTGCATGACTCAAACCAAGCTTAACAGCATTCTCCAAAGCCTTTACAGCTCTTTGCCAAGAACCCTCAACACCTCTAAACTCATCATGCTTACTTGGATAAGCAGAATCAACTGAAACCTCGACATAGTTTAAACCTGCTTCAACAGCTTTTTTAAGCTCATCGAAACTTGCAAACCTCCAGCCATTGGTAGCTATAGCAACATACATTTCCTTCTTAGCCAAAGCCTTGACAATGGTTAAATAGTCTGGATGAAGAGTTGGCTCTCCACCACTTAAAGCAACAGATGCAACACCACTATTCGCAAGCTCTTCCACAACACGAATTTTTTCACTAAGCGTTAACTCGTTTGGCAATGGATAATCAGCTCTTCTATAGCAATGCAAGCATCTGAAATTGCACATGTT of the Ignisphaera cupida genome contains:
- a CDS encoding radical SAM/SPASM domain-containing protein; protein product: MGRRGGVSSLLASMRFFLGNKAIRSFFKYASKNVCCKVDGEDANKSILYYALTKISGAEVSCPLKIRFLIELINFVVKAGVKLLNGDDKELSEALKIPGVKRGVESVLRSLAIYGVTVPQKLVAPFMIVWDFTNMCNFRCLHCYRRADYPLPNELTLSEKIRVVEELANSGVASVALSGGEPTLHPDYLTIVKALAKKEMYVAIATNGWRFASFDELKKAVEAGLNYVEVSVDSAYPSKHDEFRGVEGSWQRAVKALENAVKLGLSHAMAVTITRQNIDEVDDILDLAQSIGVKRVVFFNFIPTGRGSENKYLDLDPFEREEFMRRIYREMHRRKMEIYTTAPQYGRVVIQLSSGKEAAPTHFVARGDPVTTALAEFIGGCGAGRIYASIQPDGKVTPCVFLPITVGDLRKEPFEVIWRRSELLNLLRDRNSLKGFCGMCPYRNVCGGCRARAYAYFGDPLGPDPGCIYNLSAWRRVYKETPLHYALPVGGVGKNA